In the genome of Mogibacterium neglectum, the window ATTAAATAAAAATTAAGATTGAATTTTCTTGGTTTTTGTAAAAATACAATACTTGTTACCATAAAAAATGAGATGCTATATGACATCCCACTTAAGTCAATACTGTTCAAACTGGCTTTTGCTAATGCAATTTTATTTCTTAACTATTTTAGCATATAGCAGTTTCGATTCGAGGTCTATTTCTTTAACATGTTCACTAAGCGACTCCCCGGTTAACTTCTTGTATTCTGTCTCCGAATTAACACCCTTCTCCTTGAGAATCCCCTTTTCAGCCTTATCTATCTCTGTCTTACTCACTGATACTCGTTTTTTCTCTGCTATAGCATGAAGTACCAGCTTAGCTTTAACATTCTCTTTTGCCATCTCATCTATCTGTTTATCAAACTGTGAATGTGACAAATCAGCTTCCTTAAGATATTCAGCCACTGTCATATCATATTCCTTGATGCGCTTCTTATACTGGCTCTTGATGTTATCAATTTCTCTTGATAACTGTACCTTTGGGTATTTAATCACTCTTGTATTCTTAACAAGCACTTGCCACTCTTGCTCAGTTAGCGTCCTTTCCTTTGGCATCCTGAATTCAACATACTTTTCAGATTTAATTAGATCGTATCCTGTATATCTTGTGACAGTGAACATGAATAATGCGACATCTATGATGATAAAGATAAGTAATCCGATAAGGAGCTTCTGTTTACGAGTATGTCTCTTATGCGGGCTATTACCTTTAGATGACGACATCGCCACTTACCTCCTCATTAATCTTTTTAAACTTATCGCCATTTAATAGAGACTGTCCACTGAGCTTGTAATCAGCCTCTACAGAGCCATCAATAATCTCGTATTTCTGCGAATTATCTGGTAAAGCTAAACCATAAATATCTTTTCCCAAGACAGAGGATACTCTTATCTGTTTAGGTGTCCCATCTATAACATACTCGGTCTTACCATCAGTCATCACCGAATTCCATTCGTCAGAATCGGTATTTCTGTACTCAATCCTATAGTTGTCTACCCTGCCGCTTGCAGCTGTAAACTTCACACTTGTCTTTCCACCCTTTACACTCGTTACAACCTTAGACGGTTCAAGTTCAGTGGAATTAAGAATATCCTCATCACCGATCTTGAAAGGTATAACCTCTTTATAACCTATATAATCACCCTTTCCCTTGACTAACGCATATGCTGTGCCAGTATTTATATTATTAATATAAGAAACGGTATAATCCTTATTTAGTGCCAGTGATTTTCCATTATCAGTAAGATTAATATTGATTGTAACAGGACCGCCTGTATACTTAAGCATGTCATTTGATGCTTCTGCATTAAGACCCGGACTACCTGCTTTCACGGCTTTCTTATCTACATACATAACGTCGTAGTCCACCTTACCTTTGATGCCATCTACTCTTCCCGTGCTTGTAAATTGCCACATCGTGTAATCAGATGATGCCGAAAGATTGCTCGAATAATGAGCAATCCAAACCTCGTTGGAATTGTTGACAAGATTTGTAGTATCCACTCCCGTGGTGCTTCCCGCTAGGGATGTTGAAAGATATATTGATGCAGGGTATCCCTGTGAACGACAATATGACAAAAAGGCATCAGCAACTGCGGTCATTCGTTTCTTTGCATACTCACTTCCGTTTGCACGCCAAGAAGTGTAGGCATTATCGAATCTGCCGTCGGAGAATTCCAGGTCCATAACTAGCGGTAGCTCTAAGTCATATTTCTTAGCAAGCGCAACTAACTTCTTAGCTTCAGCAATAGCTTCATCTTCGTTTGTAGCCTGCGAATACCAATATACTCCCCGTGCGATTCCTGCTGCCTTAGCTCCCTCCATGTTTACATCGAACTTTGAATCTGTTTTGAAATCAAAATTAGATGATGTAGTCGCACCAGCCCTGATAAATGCATAATTTACACCATCGCTCTTTACTGCTTTCCAGTCGATATTGCCCTGCCATTCAGATACATCTATTCCGAGAAATTCATAATAACCCTCTCTATCCGGAGGTGTGCTCGGTAGCGATGTGCCTGCAAATGCCGAACTAGAAGCAAAAAACACCAATAGAAATAAAGCCACTATCAAAGCAGTAATACGGCTAATGACAGTTAACAAAGAATCTTTATGCGATATAATATATCCTTTGGTGTTTGAATTCATTAAATTCTCTCTTTATATTTCTCTTTGATTAATTACTTAAAATAATAACCTAAATATGATGGAAATGATGGAAATTCAGAAAAATAAATGCGGGTGATGAACACCCACATCGACTGTCTATTTATTATAGCATAATATTTATCTGTGCTGTGTGAAAAATCTATGCAAATACTGTTATGTTTATTTTAGAATAGGAAATTTGATGAGGTAGCCTACTAGTATAATGTTCAAACAAATACTCAATATTAATATGACTCATCGCTACTTCTTGAAATATCCACCTCGCCTTAGTTTCTCTATAAAGTCGTTTATAATCCCTGCTGTAAGTCCCCATATATTTCTACCATCGTATTTGTAGAAATATATGCTTCTATAACTAGAATCCCAGGCGTAGGTTTTCCCTCCTTCGATTCTGTCATAGGGAAAGCCTTCGACTGGCACGCTCCTCATCGCTACGTTATAGCGTTCTGGTTGTGTCTCTAAAAAGAATGTCAGTGGTACCGTGAATACCTCGGCCACTTCATCGGAAGAAAATGTGTAGTCATAATCCTTGAGCAGACCCACCACCGGCTGCAGGGTGTCGCCTGAATACACATTCACGACATCTAGCTCATCAAGAACTTCGATGCTGGATGGGGCGATAAGGAGCTCCTCGCTCGCCTCCCTAATAGCAGCATCAGTAGCAGGCTCGTCCTTCATGGTGCTGCCTCCAGGAAAACATATCTCACCTGGCTGCCTCCTCAGATTCCTGGCACGCACCTCAAACAATACCGATAGACCATGCGGAGTCTCCATTATAGGAATTAGAACACCGAAGCTTTTAGATGTAGACTCCGCCCCAGGATCATTCAGTAACGCTGTTTTTAATCTCTTAATCTCATTCATACCCAATCTCTATTTCATCTTGCTTTTTATTTAACCAGTAAAGTATTTCAGACTGCAATCATGATGAATAGTATTTAGTCAATTATATATTCATCTGCTCAGGATCACAACTCCGTCTGCTTTTCAGCACTACCTATAAAATAAGCGAAGCAGTAGTGCTGCTCCGCCTCACATATTTTTGCAATTTACACAGCGATTAGTTCTCTTCGATAAACTTTAGAAGCTCCTCTGCGCCCTTCACGATACTATCTCTGTCCTCCGGATCTCTACCGAGGTGAGTGTAAACTTCTCCGATAAATACGCCGTTGTCCTTTAGGCACTGATATACCTTATCGATGATAGGGTCACAGATTTCCTGCTGCTGCATTGGACCGAATGGGTTAGCAAAATAAGTTGTAGATAGTCCAACCTCCTGTGTTGTGCCCTTAGCCATTCTCTTACCCTCAACGAATACAGTCTTTGCATCATCAAGGTTATTGAACTGATGTAGTCCGAGGTCTTCATCGTAGTTATTTGCATACGCGAAGAGGTCAACGTGATGATTATCTGTAACTACTGAGTAAGGAGCTGCTGGCGTAATAACTCTCGCATTTGATAAATCCGGGTTAAAGAATATAGATCTATTCATATCACGATAAGGTGTACCTGGATCGAGATCATCAAGTCTCACAAACGCTCCTATTTCAGTACCCTTTGCGTATACCGTACCATCTTCAACATGGAATGTTCCCATGTCGTCAAACACGATTTCTATATTCTTAATCTTCTCATTACCAAGCGACTTTAGAGCTTCAATAGTTTCAGACTTTCCAGCTCCTGAGTCTCCCATGAGGCAGATACCCTTGCTCTTTCCATTCTTGAGAGTAATATTTACAAATGCACCGTGAATTGGTAACCACCCCTTCTGCATCATCGCAACGTTATGGAGTGTGAGAACGGTCTTCTTCATGTATCCGAAGTAAGAAATCTTCTCGTTATATGTAACAGAGCCTACCCAGATATTCTCCTCTTCATCGTGGTAGAAGGTGCATGCATTCTTGCCATCATCGTTACCGAAAATCAGCACACAGTCAGGTTTCTTTGAAGCCTCCTTCTTGGATGCAAGCTCAAACAGGTTAGCTAACGAAACTCCATTTGACATAAAATCTCTGTGGAAGTAAACGAAAACTGTCAGATCTCCAACCTTGGCAGGGAAACAGAAAAATTCATCACTATTACCCTTAAATGTATCCAGTGGATTCTCATATACCTGCTGGAATGCCCATTCACGCTTATTCGATTTAGGATGTAGAATCATTGGCGTACGAAGCATAATAGAGTCGATAAACTTAACCTTTCTCAGCAACTCATAGCGAGAGCTAAGCTTAAATGATTCGTTCTTATATAATGATAGTGCTGCGTTAGTTCCTGCAGGCTGCTGACGGTATATCTTATTTGCACGGCCCATCAGAGTTTCTTCGATGCGTCTATATGTAGCCATAATAAGCTGATTATGAGAAGAATCAGCATGTACAAATGTTGTTGAGCTCGATTCTCTTCTTCTATCTGTTGTAACTGAGTACCTCTCGTGAGCCTTCCAGAAGTCATACATGCCTTCTACGAACGAAAGTGCTAACGTTCTATCTTCAATATAAGGTGATTCAATCTCCTCTGCAGAAAAAACTAATGTCTGACGTGCAAATGTAGATAGCGCCTCGATAGCCGTCTGTAGCGACTTACCCTGTGTTGCCCAATTATAAAGCTTTGAATCAGTCTCCTCGAGATGAGCTATATAACTCTGCATAAACACCTTGAATTCCTTAGACTTAATAACCTCTAGACTAGTCTCAGGGTATACTAAATCAAAGTTCAAAATGACTTCATTATCGTTTAGATAAATTCTATCTTTCATTACTACACCTTTTTCTAAAAAATTTTTATCATTACAATGGTTTAACTACATCTAACTGTAGCATTTTTTGTATATTCTTTCAATACATATGTATTATTTTTATTGATTTCTAACAAATTTTAATCGATTTTTCTCGACGAAAGTATGTCATTTATGTCAGCTATACTAAATTTGTATGCGGTATTGCAGAAATAGCATTTAACCTCGATATCTTCACCATCATTCACGATATCCTGTAGATCCTTATCGCTAATTGCGTCTAGCGCTCTCTTTACCTTCTCCTTGGAGCAGTCACAGTAGAACTCCACGTCGTGTCTCTCCGTAAACTCAATATCTACGCCTTCAAATATATGTAAAAGCATGTCTTCAGGTGCCATCCCCTGCTCCATCATAGTTGTTACAGGTTCCAGATTAGCTAACTTCTTCTCCAGGAGTTCAATCACATCCTCAGGAGCATCTGGTAAGAGCTGCACAATGAAGCCTCCAGCATGCTTTACGCTGCTATCTGTATCTACCATGATCCCTAGACCAACTGCTGATGGTAGCTGTTCCGACACAGTAAAATAGTATGCGAGATCTTCAGCAATCTCTCCAGTTTGAATCTCTACCTGACCGCTATACGGCTCCTTTAATCCGAAATCGTAGCTAACTGTTAGAAGACCTCTTCCTACTGCAGCACCGACATCGAGTTTCCTGACATACTTGCGCGGGATATCAACATTTGGATTTCCTGGAAATCCTTTGACATGACCATGACTATCCGCTGTGACGGTTATGTATCCTGCAGGACCATCGCCCTTAAGAGAAATCGTCACTATATCCTTATCACCTTTCATCATGCTGCCCATTATAGCCCCTGCTGATAGCAGTCTGCCTAGGGCTGCCGTCACTACGGGCAGTGTTTTATGACGCTCTCTTGCTTCAGCCACGAGATGAGTAGAGCTGATAGCGAAAGCTCTAACGCTATCATTTGCAAGGCTCGCCCTTACTATATAGTCCTTATTATCCATCTTTTCTCCAATTGTCTAATCATTAAACTTAGAATCATCAGTCATTAATTCGGTTGCACTGAGTTCCTAAAGTATCCTCTTCTTTTTAAACACGTATATAAGACCCAGTACCACACTTAAACTGAGTACAGATACGTATATGTATCCAAAACGCCACCCGAATTCTGGTAGCTTCAGATTCATACCGTACCATCCTGTAATGAGTGTTAGCGGTGCAAAAATACTGGTCACGACCGTAAAGAACTTCATCAAGTTATTCTGTTCTATATCTATCTGCGCTTGGTACATCTCACTGACGTGATTAAGATATTCTTGAACCCTGAGAATAAAACTATAGAGCTTATCAAATCTCTTATCTAAGTATGAAAACATTTTATCCAGCTCTGCTAGGTCATCTGTAAGAAGCTCCATTCTTTCATAATATTGCTTCTTGAACATGATTTCCTTTCGTCTAACCACAATTTGTTTGAGCCCTGCTTTATCAGGTCTAGCGCCTCCAAATAGTTCTTCCTCCATGTCTACAATACTCGACTCAAGATTCTCAAGCTCATATATGTCATTCGATGAATACTCTAACATCAATTCGAGCAGTTCATCGCGCGGATCTTTGCTATTAACCTTTGATACACAGTCTATAAGCTTTGCATCTTCCGTTATAAGAACGCATTCATTCTGAGATGTGATTATAAGTGCTGAATTATCATCTTCAGTGCGAAATCCTAAAATAAGCTCATCAGCAATGCCTCGGAACGCATACTCCCTAAGTGCTCTAATTTTCTCGTTAGATTTTTCATCTAGCGATTCTAAAAAGTCTCGTTTTTCTTCATGTGAACTTATTAATCTAATCATCTTTACTCCTCTTTATACCGCTGTATTATACCATATGTATTGGAAATTTAACTAATTAAGGATATAATTGTAAATTGTAAATCTCATATTCTTATGGATTCCGGAGGAATTATGAACACAAAAGAAATTGTATCGAGATTAGAATACAAATTACTAAAAGGGTCACTTGACCAAGCCGTGACAGGTATCTGTTTCGACAGCAGAAAAGTAAAGCCAGGCGATGTCTTTGTATGCATTCGCGGCGCATCATTTGACTCTCACGATGCACTTCTGCAGATCGATAGTGGCAATCCTGCCCTCATCATAGTAGATGAGAGCTGCGAGCTCGACATATCAGCTGTAAGCTCAACTGTAATTGCAACCTCGGATACAAGACATGCTAAAGCTGTGGTTTCAGCAGCATTTTATGGTTATCCAGCGGAAAAGCTCAAGATGATTGGCGTTACTGGATCAAAGGGTAAGACTACTGTTACAACGATGATTATGGCATCGTTAAGAGAAGCAGGCTATAGAGCAGCATCAATAGGCTCAAATGGGGTGAACTTAGATGATGAAGTTCTAGAAGTTGCCAACACCACACCTGACTCTGACCAGATGCAGAAATTTCTTTCTATCATGGTATCAAAAGGTATAGAATACGCAGTTCTCGAGTGCTCATCACAAGGTCTTATGCAGCGTAGAACTGATATGATTAATTTTGATGTCGGTGTATTTCTCAATATTCAGCATGGAGACCATGTTGGAACAGATGAACACCCTACTTTTGAAAACTATGCATATTGTAAAAGTCTCCTGCTACAACAGTGTAATACGGGCATCGTTAATCTGGATGATGAAAATATTGATTTCATCGTAAAAAATGCAACATGTAATCTAATTACTGTCGGTCATGATGGAATACATAAGAAAACGGATAAGCTCGGCAGCAGACCAGATTATGCAATCTCAGAGCCTCATACCAAGGAATGTAACGGATTTATAGGTGAAGAGTTTAAACTTTCAGGCATGCTTAATGACACTGTATTTGTAAACATGCCCGGTGAGTTCGTTCCGCTAAATGGTGCAGCTACAATCGCTACTATAGAAGCTCTCGGAATACCTACAGATGCGGCGAAAAAAGCTCTTTCTCATATCCATATTAACGGCAGAGTTGATATGATTTACCGCACAGATGCCCTAAGTGTATGCATTGACTCTGCTCACACCAGAGAGAGCACGAGAGCTGTTCTCGAAGCACTTAGAGCATATAATCCAAAGAGGCTCGTATGTGTATTTGGCGCTGGGGGAAACAGAGATATTGAGAGAAGAATCGGAATGGGTGAATCATCTGGGAAATATGCCGACTTCTCCATTATTACTACTGAGCACAACAGGTTTGAGCCGTTTGAAACTATACTTGAAGGCGTTAAGTCTGGCCTTGAGCCAACCGGTGGAAAGTACATGGTTATAGAGAATAGACCAGAGGCTATACACTATGCGATTACTCAGTCCGAACCAGGCGACCTCGTTGCTATCATCGGTCTTGGTGACGATAAATACCAGCATATAAACGGTGTTAACGTTCCTCAGGATGACGATAAGTGTGCTAGAAAAGCGATTAAAGAGTGGGAAGAAAATAAAACCAATTAGGTATATAAAGTGATCTAAGATTAGAGGGTCAAAATGATTAGATTTGATAACGATTACAGTAGAAGTGCACATCCAAAGATAATTGAGGCTTTAAGCGAAGATATGTATAATTCATATACTGGCTACGGACTCGACTCATGGTGCGAAATAGCAAGTGATGAAATTCGAAAGGCAATAGGCAAACCAGATGCAGATATTCACTACCTTATAGGTGGCACACAGACTAACATGACTGTAATAGATATTGCACTTCGGAGCTTTGAAGGTGTCATATCAGCTGATACAGGTCATGTTAATGTCCATGAAACGGGCGCTATTGAGTTCACGCGCCATAAGGTCATCGCCCTACCATCAGCAGATGGTAAAATCACATCTGCACAGGTTAGAGAACAAGGTGTGCTAAAAGTACAGAACCCGACGCCAGGTCACGTAGTAGAACCTAAGATGGTGTACATCTCTCAGCCTACAGAATTCGGCACGCTATATAGTAAGGAGGAACTCGAGGCGATTCGTGCATCTTGTGATGAATTTGGGTTCTATTTGTTCGTAGATGGTGCACGACTTAGCTATGCACTTTCCTCTCCTTTTAATGACGTCGATCTAAAACATATCGCTAGTATCTGCGATGCATTTTACATAGGTGGCACAAAGTGTGGTGCGCTGTTTGGAGAAGCAGTTGTTATACTAAACAACGAGCTAAAGCCTCATTTCTTTAGTTATCAGAAACAGCACGGTGCACTCCTTGCAAAAGGATGGCTTCTTGGTCTTCAGTTCTATACACTTTTTAAGGATGATCTCTACACTGAAGTTGCAAGAGCAGCAGTAAAGATGGCGCTAAATATCAAGTCTGCTATGCTTTCAAAAGGCATCAAGCTTGCCGTAGATAGTCCGACTAACCAGCAGTTCTTTATTATGACTAATGAGCAGATTAAAGCGCTTAGCGAAGAATACATGCTATCTGAAATTGAGACTATAGATGAGTCTCATAAGTGCATGAGACTTTGCACCGCTTGGTATACAAAGCAGCAGGATGTTGATTCATTTATAGAGGCAATTAAGAGGCTTTAATTAGCAAAATAAAACAACCTGACTAATTCGAAAATCGGTAGTCAGGTTGCACTATAAGTACATTTTAAAATTAATTAAGAACCTCTACTCCATCGAAGTTAACTCCAATCATCTCTTCGAGTTCAGCACTGATGCTGATTACAAAGTCAATGCCATAATCCTTAGAGATATCCTTAATCTTTGAAAGGAAGCTTGGAAGCATATCTAGAGAGAAATCAGCATGTCTCATGATACCGTCCAGGAAGATTGTCTGGATGTCATTGTCAGAACTGATAATACCGAATAGGAATCCGATATACTCATCTTCATTAGTTATATGAACAAAATCCTCCATGCAGATTACACGAATCTTGTAGTCTAAATCATAGATAAGTCTGGAATTCTTGTTAATAAATACGGTACTGCCCTTGGTTTCCTCGACACTTGCGTTAGCTAGCTCGATCATTTTCTTGGTCTTGCCCTTACCTTTATGTCCTACCAATAATTTAACCATGGAATCGTCCTCCTTTATTTTCTTTTTTTGATTATACAATACCCGAATTTGTATATCAACAAATCCGGGTATCGAATTTAATATGTAGTAAAACTAGTTGCTATTTTTCTTCTGCAGCCTTCTCAGCATCTAGTCTCTTAACAACTTCATCAATTCTGTGTGCAACCTCGATAAAGTCTTCCTCAACGAAGCCTCTTGTTGTCATTGGAGCTGTACCAACTCTAACACCGCTAGTCTGCATTGGAGAACGCTTCTCGTTAGGAACGCAGTTTTTATTGAGAGTTATACCAACCTCATCGCAAGCATTCTGAAGATCCTTACCGGAGAATTCCTTGTCAGAAAGATCGATTAGGAATACGTGGTTATCTGTTCCTCCAGTTACAATCGTGTAACCTAGCTTGAGCATCTCATCAGCAAATGCAGCACAGTTCTTAACAACCTGTGCTGCATAATCCCTGAATTCAGGTCTTAGTGCTTCCTCAGCACAAACAGCTTTACCAGCGATGATGTGCTCGAGTGGGCCACCTTGTGCAAATGGGAATACTGCACTATCTATTTTCTTAGCGAGTTCTTCCTTGCAAAAAATCATTCCACCTCTTGGTCCTCTAAGCGTCTTATGGGTTGTTGTTGTGATGATATCAGCATATCCGAATGGGGATGGATGTACTCCACCAGCAACGAGACCAGCGATATGAGCCATGTCTACCATGAATAGAGCACCAACACTCTGTGCAATCTCAGCAAACTTCTCAAAATCGATAATTCTTGAGTAAGCACTAGCACCAGTAAGAATTAGCTTAGGCTGAAGTTCCTTAGCCTTTTTCTCAAGGTCGCTCATATCGATGAATCCATTATCATCTACGTTGTAGAAATGAACATCGAAAAACTTACCGCTGAAGTTAACCGACGATCCGTGAGTTAGGTGCCCACCGTTGTCTAGGTTAAGTGAAAGGATTGTATCACCCGGTTCTAAAACTGCATTATAAGCAGCAAAGTTAGCCTGTGATCCACTGTGCGGCTGTACATTTACGTGATAATCTGTATTGAATACCTCTCTCCACTTATCGCAACAGTATTCCTCGAGTTCATCAACGTATCTTGTTCCACCGTAGTATCTTCCCCTGTTTCCGGAGTGTCTAGTAACTGGCTTTGCAGGATATCCTTCTGCATACTTCCATGATAGACAGCTTCCGCAAGCAGCAAGAACTGCTTCTGAACAGTAGTTCTCAGATGCGATTAGCTCCACGTTATTCTTCTGTCTGTTGTACTCCTTCTCAACTAGAGCAGCAACTGTAGGAGACGTCTTTGCAATTTCAGCGATATTCTCTAAGTTATATCTGCTGTCATCGTAGCCATTTCTGTCAAACATTAATTTTCCCGTCCTTTCGATTGAAAAAAATTCTTATATCTCCAATAAGATATATGGATCCTAAAAAGAGCATCACGTCTGCACCAGACGACAGTGCCCTATCAAAGGCTGTTTTTTCATCGCTGATAGCTGTTACAGCGATATTTTCATATTCGAGTGTTTTCTTTAGCACCTCTGCTTTAAGTGCTCTCGGACTAACCGGTTCGGTTACAATCACCTCGTTTGCATCTACTGCAGCAAGACCTGAACGAAGTATCTCAGTCATAGCCTGATACTCCTTATCTCCAAAGCACCCGAAGACCGTAATTATTCTCTTATTCTTGAATATAGTTTTCCTAAGTTCCTTAAGCGTCTCCATGGCAGCTTTGAGCCCTTGAGGATTGTGCGAACCATCTATCACTATGTAGGGATCGCTCTTGAGAATCTCAAAACGCCCCAGATTTCTCGCATTCGCTAGACCTTTCCGCATTTCTAAGTCATCGATTTCGATTAGCTTGCGGTCTCGCATACTATTTACAGCAAGCAGTGCAGTTATAGCGTTCCTAACTTGATGTTCACCGATGAGACCTATCTTAACATCATCCATTTTGACTCGATCAGTTCCATCTCCGAATTCAAAATCAAAACTCATAAGTTCAGAATAATCATTTATTCTATATTTGGCAAGTGATGCGTCGATAAATCTGGAATTCTTTTCCCTAGCAACATCGGCTATAGCATCTTTGACTTCGAGCTCAGAAGATTCAGATATAACTGGAACACCCGCCTTTATGATTCCAGCCTTAGCCTCTGCAATCATAGGAAGTGTGTCACCAAGCATGTCAACATGGTCGAAACCTATCTGGGTAATCACTGATACTAGAGGGTTTGAAATGACATTTGTCATATCCATCTTACCGCCTATCCCAGTCTCTAGAATCACTATATCAGGTGTTTGCTCTAGAAAATACAGCAAAGCTGTAGATGTTAGTATCTCGAACTCAGAGAAGTATCCAAATCCTTCATCGTTAACTTGTTCCGCAAATGACATCACATATGTAGCAATCCTGCAGAAATCATCATCACTAATGTAATTCCTGTCTATATCGAATCGCTCATTGTACTCCATAACGTGGGGAGATGTGAAAACCCCAACAGAATAACCGGCTGCTCGCAGCATCGATGCTATGAACTGGCAAACAGAGCCTTTGCCATTCGTGCCTGCAACATGGACAAATTTTAAGTCTTTTTCAGGGTTACCTAATAACTCGAGAAGCCTTTTCATCCGCGAAAGTCCGAGGGGTCCTCTCTTAGATGTCATTTCCCA includes:
- a CDS encoding glycoside hydrolase family 25 protein, with the protein product MNSNTKGYIISHKDSLLTVISRITALIVALFLLVFFASSSAFAGTSLPSTPPDREGYYEFLGIDVSEWQGNIDWKAVKSDGVNYAFIRAGATTSSNFDFKTDSKFDVNMEGAKAAGIARGVYWYSQATNEDEAIAEAKKLVALAKKYDLELPLVMDLEFSDGRFDNAYTSWRANGSEYAKKRMTAVADAFLSYCRSQGYPASIYLSTSLAGSTTGVDTTNLVNNSNEVWIAHYSSNLSASSDYTMWQFTSTGRVDGIKGKVDYDVMYVDKKAVKAGSPGLNAEASNDMLKYTGGPVTININLTDNGKSLALNKDYTVSYINNINTGTAYALVKGKGDYIGYKEVIPFKIGDEDILNSTELEPSKVVTSVKGGKTSVKFTAASGRVDNYRIEYRNTDSDEWNSVMTDGKTEYVIDGTPKQIRVSSVLGKDIYGLALPDNSQKYEIIDGSVEADYKLSGQSLLNGDKFKKINEEVSGDVVI
- a CDS encoding NUDIX hydrolase; amino-acid sequence: MNEIKRLKTALLNDPGAESTSKSFGVLIPIMETPHGLSVLFEVRARNLRRQPGEICFPGGSTMKDEPATDAAIREASEELLIAPSSIEVLDELDVVNVYSGDTLQPVVGLLKDYDYTFSSDEVAEVFTVPLTFFLETQPERYNVAMRSVPVEGFPYDRIEGGKTYAWDSSYRSIYFYKYDGRNIWGLTAGIINDFIEKLRRGGYFKK
- a CDS encoding phosphoenolpyruvate carboxykinase (ATP), producing MKDRIYLNDNEVILNFDLVYPETSLEVIKSKEFKVFMQSYIAHLEETDSKLYNWATQGKSLQTAIEALSTFARQTLVFSAEEIESPYIEDRTLALSFVEGMYDFWKAHERYSVTTDRRRESSSTTFVHADSSHNQLIMATYRRIEETLMGRANKIYRQQPAGTNAALSLYKNESFKLSSRYELLRKVKFIDSIMLRTPMILHPKSNKREWAFQQVYENPLDTFKGNSDEFFCFPAKVGDLTVFVYFHRDFMSNGVSLANLFELASKKEASKKPDCVLIFGNDDGKNACTFYHDEEENIWVGSVTYNEKISYFGYMKKTVLTLHNVAMMQKGWLPIHGAFVNITLKNGKSKGICLMGDSGAGKSETIEALKSLGNEKIKNIEIVFDDMGTFHVEDGTVYAKGTEIGAFVRLDDLDPGTPYRDMNRSIFFNPDLSNARVITPAAPYSVVTDNHHVDLFAYANNYDEDLGLHQFNNLDDAKTVFVEGKRMAKGTTQEVGLSTTYFANPFGPMQQQEICDPIIDKVYQCLKDNGVFIGEVYTHLGRDPEDRDSIVKGAEELLKFIEEN
- the hslO gene encoding Hsp33 family molecular chaperone HslO — translated: MDNKDYIVRASLANDSVRAFAISSTHLVAEARERHKTLPVVTAALGRLLSAGAIMGSMMKGDKDIVTISLKGDGPAGYITVTADSHGHVKGFPGNPNVDIPRKYVRKLDVGAAVGRGLLTVSYDFGLKEPYSGQVEIQTGEIAEDLAYYFTVSEQLPSAVGLGIMVDTDSSVKHAGGFIVQLLPDAPEDVIELLEKKLANLEPVTTMMEQGMAPEDMLLHIFEGVDIEFTERHDVEFYCDCSKEKVKRALDAISDKDLQDIVNDGEDIEVKCYFCNTAYKFSIADINDILSSRKID
- a CDS encoding CorA family divalent cation transporter, which gives rise to MIRLISSHEEKRDFLESLDEKSNEKIRALREYAFRGIADELILGFRTEDDNSALIITSQNECVLITEDAKLIDCVSKVNSKDPRDELLELMLEYSSNDIYELENLESSIVDMEEELFGGARPDKAGLKQIVVRRKEIMFKKQYYERMELLTDDLAELDKMFSYLDKRFDKLYSFILRVQEYLNHVSEMYQAQIDIEQNNLMKFFTVVTSIFAPLTLITGWYGMNLKLPEFGWRFGYIYVSVLSLSVVLGLIYVFKKKRIL
- a CDS encoding Mur ligase family protein; its protein translation is MNTKEIVSRLEYKLLKGSLDQAVTGICFDSRKVKPGDVFVCIRGASFDSHDALLQIDSGNPALIIVDESCELDISAVSSTVIATSDTRHAKAVVSAAFYGYPAEKLKMIGVTGSKGKTTVTTMIMASLREAGYRAASIGSNGVNLDDEVLEVANTTPDSDQMQKFLSIMVSKGIEYAVLECSSQGLMQRRTDMINFDVGVFLNIQHGDHVGTDEHPTFENYAYCKSLLLQQCNTGIVNLDDENIDFIVKNATCNLITVGHDGIHKKTDKLGSRPDYAISEPHTKECNGFIGEEFKLSGMLNDTVFVNMPGEFVPLNGAATIATIEALGIPTDAAKKALSHIHINGRVDMIYRTDALSVCIDSAHTRESTRAVLEALRAYNPKRLVCVFGAGGNRDIERRIGMGESSGKYADFSIITTEHNRFEPFETILEGVKSGLEPTGGKYMVIENRPEAIHYAITQSEPGDLVAIIGLGDDKYQHINGVNVPQDDDKCARKAIKEWEENKTN
- a CDS encoding threonine aldolase family protein, which produces MIRFDNDYSRSAHPKIIEALSEDMYNSYTGYGLDSWCEIASDEIRKAIGKPDADIHYLIGGTQTNMTVIDIALRSFEGVISADTGHVNVHETGAIEFTRHKVIALPSADGKITSAQVREQGVLKVQNPTPGHVVEPKMVYISQPTEFGTLYSKEELEAIRASCDEFGFYLFVDGARLSYALSSPFNDVDLKHIASICDAFYIGGTKCGALFGEAVVILNNELKPHFFSYQKQHGALLAKGWLLGLQFYTLFKDDLYTEVARAAVKMALNIKSAMLSKGIKLAVDSPTNQQFFIMTNEQIKALSEEYMLSEIETIDESHKCMRLCTAWYTKQQDVDSFIEAIKRL